A window of Sutcliffiella cohnii contains these coding sequences:
- the zapA gene encoding cell division protein ZapA — translation MSDNKTRTTVDIYGQQYSIVGTESISHIRLVASIVDEKMREINGKNPNLDINKLAVLTAVNVVHEYIQLKDAYDTLERELKKRD, via the coding sequence TTGTCAGATAATAAAACACGTACAACGGTTGACATTTATGGACAGCAATATTCCATTGTTGGTACGGAAAGTATAAGTCATATTAGGCTCGTTGCTTCCATTGTCGATGAAAAAATGAGAGAAATCAATGGTAAAAATCCAAATTTAGATATAAATAAATTAGCAGTATTAACAGCAGTGAATGTCGTGCATGAGTATATTCAATTAAAGGATGCTTATGATACGCTTGAAAGAGAATTGAAAAAGAGGGATTGA